Proteins encoded by one window of Kribbella flavida DSM 17836:
- a CDS encoding glycerophosphodiester phosphodiesterase, translating to MSPRVFSRPATLVGHRGLGKGVVQGHRENTAGSFLGAVDAGLRWVEVDVRRTLDDELFVVHDAALSDGRFLAELTGAQAERYGALPVHRLLDVLPPEVGVVFDVKSSLEDAGRPADSTTAALLGTVATESTRRRPTLAQSFDPAALRQLRQAAPRVPLGLLTWLHFPIGQAVAAAAHLDIQVLAVHAGSLWPTTAAEPRDVPSLDRIVALVHGADRELLVWCPTAEQARHLVTAEVDAIVIDDVPAQVHQLSAGCPA from the coding sequence ATGAGCCCGCGGGTCTTCAGCCGGCCGGCCACATTGGTCGGGCACCGGGGGTTGGGCAAGGGCGTGGTCCAAGGGCACCGCGAAAACACTGCCGGCTCGTTCCTGGGGGCCGTCGACGCCGGCCTCCGCTGGGTCGAGGTCGACGTACGCCGGACGCTGGACGACGAGCTCTTCGTGGTCCACGACGCGGCCTTGTCCGACGGCAGGTTCCTGGCCGAGCTGACCGGAGCGCAGGCCGAACGGTACGGCGCGCTGCCGGTCCACCGGCTGCTGGACGTGCTGCCGCCGGAAGTCGGTGTGGTGTTCGACGTGAAGTCGTCGCTGGAGGACGCCGGGAGGCCGGCCGACTCCACCACCGCGGCGCTGCTGGGCACTGTCGCGACGGAGTCCACGCGACGGCGTCCGACCTTGGCACAGTCCTTCGACCCGGCGGCACTGCGTCAGCTGCGGCAGGCCGCACCGCGGGTGCCGCTCGGCCTGCTGACGTGGCTGCACTTCCCGATCGGCCAGGCCGTTGCCGCGGCAGCACATCTCGACATCCAGGTACTGGCGGTCCATGCCGGGTCGCTGTGGCCCACGACCGCAGCGGAGCCGCGGGACGTCCCGTCGCTGGATCGCATCGTCGCGCTGGTGCACGGCGCGGACCGCGAACTTCTCGTCTGGTGCCCGACCGCCGAGCAGGCTCGGCACCTGGTCACCGCCGAGGTCGACGCCATCGTCATCGACGACGTCCCGGCGCAGGTCCACCAGCTGTCCGCAGGATGTCCGGCATGA
- a CDS encoding carbohydrate ABC transporter permease gives MSTSGTTLRPSRQALLGGRHFVLVLLSLLMLFPLVLVVSTALKTGDDVRSNPFGLFSSISADNLVTAWTVGSFGDYVLNSFLLSVPSTVLVVVLSTLGGYAFARLPFPGRSIAFYLVVLGLLVPFFTYMIPLYFQLRGMGLLNTLVGANLVLASTGLSFGTFFIRAFFTDLPTEIEEAARIDGASEWQIFRSVMLPLVSSGAGALAVFTFLQNWNNFLVPLLYLPGGQYRPLTTGLYLFLGGRSVDIGPLAAGTLITILPVMVLFIALQRQVTQGFLSGAVKG, from the coding sequence ATGAGTACGAGCGGTACCACCCTGAGACCGTCACGACAGGCACTGCTCGGCGGCAGGCACTTCGTCCTGGTGCTGCTGTCGCTGCTGATGCTCTTTCCGCTCGTCCTGGTCGTCTCGACAGCGCTGAAGACCGGCGACGACGTCCGGTCGAACCCGTTCGGCCTGTTCTCCTCGATCTCGGCGGACAACCTGGTGACGGCCTGGACGGTGGGTTCGTTCGGCGACTACGTGCTGAACAGTTTCCTGTTGTCCGTGCCCAGCACGGTCCTGGTCGTCGTCCTGTCCACGCTCGGCGGGTACGCGTTCGCCCGGCTGCCCTTCCCCGGCCGGTCGATCGCGTTCTACCTGGTCGTCCTGGGTCTGCTGGTGCCGTTCTTCACCTACATGATCCCGCTGTACTTCCAGCTGCGCGGCATGGGGCTGCTGAACACGCTGGTCGGGGCGAACCTGGTGCTCGCCAGTACCGGCCTGTCGTTCGGCACGTTCTTCATCCGGGCGTTTTTCACCGACCTGCCCACCGAGATCGAGGAGGCGGCCCGGATCGACGGGGCCTCGGAGTGGCAGATCTTCCGCAGCGTGATGCTGCCGCTGGTGAGTTCGGGCGCTGGAGCGCTCGCGGTGTTCACGTTCCTGCAGAACTGGAACAACTTCCTGGTGCCGTTGCTGTACCTGCCGGGTGGCCAGTACCGGCCGCTGACGACGGGCCTCTACCTGTTCCTCGGCGGGCGCTCGGTCGACATCGGTCCGCTCGCAGCCGGCACCCTGATCACGATCCTGCCGGTGATGGTGCTGTTCATCGCGCTGCAGCGACAGGTCACCCAGGGCTTCCTCTCCGGAGCCGTCAAGGGCTGA
- a CDS encoding ADP-ribosylglycohydrolase family protein — MHDVLDPRDLIPDEAEQLAHSGYPADSLAAQARQAAQEGDLARLDRIEGELGRLDRSAGWNFDEPDDDETLLALAATTPRVDVDDATLPDRIRGAWLGRTVGNTLGKPVEGLSRTELERYLRAAEHWPQTGYLPLLDPLPAGVSQLHPSAETASAGRFVDVPRDDDIDWTILGLYVLERYGRAVTTEQIAAEWLDRVPFTQTYTAERAAYRNLIHGLTAPRTATHRNPYREWIGALIRGDAFGYVSPGDPGEAARLALTDARLTHTANGIYGELWAAGLVAAALGARSAADALAQAAALVPKSSRLAAALRGVRELHGRGASHTDALDWVDAEWGHLPWVHTVNNAALIAVGLTWGDTFMDAVGITISGGRDTDSNGATVGSVYGALHGAAGVPAELVGTTHDKVRSAVRDFDRITIGELADRTVRLARDFLATGS; from the coding sequence GTGCACGACGTACTGGACCCCCGCGACCTCATCCCCGACGAAGCCGAACAGCTGGCGCACAGCGGATATCCGGCCGACTCCTTGGCAGCGCAGGCTCGGCAGGCAGCCCAGGAGGGCGACCTCGCCCGACTCGATCGAATCGAGGGCGAGCTCGGTCGCCTCGACCGTTCGGCGGGCTGGAACTTCGACGAGCCCGACGACGACGAGACCCTGCTGGCGCTGGCGGCGACGACGCCACGCGTCGACGTCGACGACGCGACACTGCCGGACCGCATCCGGGGTGCTTGGCTGGGCCGCACTGTCGGCAACACGCTGGGCAAACCGGTCGAAGGGCTGAGCCGGACCGAGCTGGAGCGCTACCTGCGCGCCGCGGAGCACTGGCCCCAGACCGGTTACCTGCCGCTGCTCGATCCGCTGCCCGCGGGGGTCTCCCAGCTGCACCCGTCCGCCGAGACCGCGTCGGCGGGGCGGTTCGTCGACGTACCGCGCGACGACGACATCGACTGGACGATCCTCGGGCTGTACGTCCTCGAGCGGTACGGCCGCGCGGTCACCACCGAGCAGATCGCGGCCGAGTGGCTCGACCGGGTGCCCTTCACCCAGACGTACACCGCGGAGCGGGCGGCCTACCGCAACCTGATCCACGGCCTGACCGCGCCGCGGACGGCGACCCACCGCAATCCCTACCGGGAATGGATCGGCGCCCTGATCCGCGGCGACGCGTTCGGCTACGTGAGCCCCGGTGATCCCGGGGAGGCGGCGCGGCTGGCGCTGACCGATGCGCGCCTGACCCACACCGCGAACGGCATCTACGGAGAGCTGTGGGCGGCCGGTCTGGTCGCTGCCGCACTCGGGGCGCGCTCCGCGGCCGACGCCTTGGCCCAGGCGGCGGCTCTGGTGCCGAAGTCGTCCCGACTCGCCGCCGCGCTGCGGGGAGTCCGGGAACTGCACGGCCGCGGCGCCTCGCACACCGACGCCCTCGACTGGGTGGACGCCGAGTGGGGACACCTGCCGTGGGTGCACACCGTCAACAACGCCGCCCTCATCGCTGTCGGTCTCACCTGGGGCGACACCTTCATGGACGCCGTCGGCATCACCATCTCCGGGGGCCGCGACACCGACTCCAACGGGGCCACCGTCGGCAGCGTCTACGGCGCGCTGCACGGAGCGGCCGGCGTACCGGCCGAGCTCGTCGGCACCACCCACGACAAGGTGAGAAGTGCGGTGCGGGACTTCGACCGGATCACGATCGGCGAGCTCGCGGACCGTACCGTGCGGCTGGCACGGGACTTCCTCGCCACCGGCTCATGA
- a CDS encoding carbohydrate ABC transporter permease, with amino-acid sequence MNRTVVDTSPAATPAAPSPSTTPKPPRRSRQIRSTTPSVTRKAQTRLGLVLVAPLMAMVVVFLIFPLGNALYYAFVDFNGINPQPPFVGLDNFVELFKDPSVWAALKNNVIWIVLGTIAPLVIGLGLALLVWGVPRGSLFYRIAFFFPYILPQVAVGVVWGWIYDPTRGWLNRGLELVGLGSLGTGWLGNPDTALYAVLGTAVWATAGFVFVILLSALRNVDTELVDASLLDGAGPMSRLRYVILPQIMPVFLMVTTITLVGGFSVFDIVFIMTGGGPAGATEVLGTYAYGNAFQLNRISYGTALALVLTLLAVPFAVWLNRLQRRLSLQGMGA; translated from the coding sequence ATGAATCGGACCGTCGTCGACACGTCGCCGGCCGCCACGCCGGCGGCTCCGTCGCCGAGCACCACCCCGAAGCCGCCGCGGCGGTCCCGGCAGATCCGGTCGACCACCCCGAGTGTCACCCGGAAGGCGCAGACCCGGCTGGGCCTGGTCCTGGTCGCGCCACTGATGGCGATGGTCGTGGTGTTCCTGATCTTCCCGCTGGGCAACGCGCTCTACTACGCGTTCGTCGACTTCAACGGGATCAACCCCCAGCCGCCCTTCGTCGGCCTGGACAACTTCGTCGAGCTGTTCAAGGACCCCAGCGTCTGGGCGGCCCTGAAGAACAACGTGATCTGGATCGTGCTCGGCACGATCGCGCCGCTGGTGATCGGCCTCGGACTGGCGCTGCTGGTCTGGGGGGTCCCGCGCGGCAGCCTCTTCTACCGGATCGCGTTCTTCTTCCCCTACATCCTTCCGCAGGTGGCGGTCGGCGTGGTCTGGGGCTGGATCTACGACCCGACCCGCGGCTGGCTGAACCGCGGCCTCGAGCTGGTCGGCCTGGGCTCACTCGGCACCGGCTGGCTGGGCAACCCCGACACCGCCCTGTACGCCGTCCTGGGCACGGCCGTGTGGGCCACCGCGGGCTTCGTGTTCGTGATCCTGCTGTCGGCACTGCGCAACGTCGACACCGAACTGGTGGACGCGTCGCTGCTGGACGGAGCCGGGCCGATGAGCCGGCTCCGGTACGTGATCCTGCCCCAGATCATGCCGGTGTTCCTGATGGTCACCACCATCACTCTGGTCGGCGGTTTCAGCGTCTTCGACATCGTCTTCATCATGACCGGCGGCGGACCGGCGGGCGCCACCGAGGTGCTCGGCACGTACGCCTACGGCAACGCCTTCCAGCTCAACCGGATCAGCTACGGCACGGCGCTGGCCCTGGTGCTGACGCTGCTGGCCGTTCCGTTCGCCGTCTGGCTCAACCGGCTGCAGCGCCGGCTCTCACTGCAAGGAATGGGCGCATGA
- a CDS encoding PfkB family carbohydrate kinase, which yields MTGQAVTSAQVSDAAPVAPAVVVVGSANLDLRLSVEAMPRPGETVLASGIDRGPGGKGANQAAAAARAGVATALVGVVGDDDGGRLVRSALVDAGVDLGLLRTSSTPTGTAIITVDRTGENAITVAPSANDELTMDSAAVRAASSAAVLLVQLEIPLETVRAAAAVGRYVMLNAAPAAELDADLLADVDLLVVNEHEAAVVAAAEAGVVAAAEAGGSASGAPFGTALLEKVPAVVVTLGPAGALLLRRGADPVRVSGVEANAIDTTAAGDTFCGVLAAGLATGTPLPEAVLRANAAASLAVEARGAMPSIPDAASITARLDRLATG from the coding sequence ATGACCGGCCAGGCCGTGACCTCGGCCCAGGTGAGCGATGCCGCGCCCGTCGCGCCGGCCGTGGTGGTGGTCGGCAGCGCCAACCTCGACCTGCGCCTGTCGGTCGAGGCGATGCCGCGCCCCGGTGAGACGGTCCTTGCCTCCGGCATCGACCGCGGTCCTGGCGGAAAGGGCGCCAATCAGGCCGCGGCGGCGGCGCGTGCCGGAGTCGCGACCGCCCTGGTGGGCGTCGTCGGCGACGACGACGGTGGAAGGCTGGTCCGGTCCGCACTGGTCGACGCCGGGGTGGACCTCGGACTGCTGCGCACGTCGTCCACCCCGACCGGGACCGCGATCATCACCGTCGATCGCACCGGGGAGAACGCGATCACGGTCGCCCCGTCCGCCAACGACGAGCTGACGATGGACTCGGCTGCCGTGCGCGCGGCGAGTTCGGCGGCAGTCCTGCTGGTCCAGCTGGAGATCCCTCTCGAGACGGTCCGCGCGGCCGCGGCGGTGGGCCGGTACGTGATGCTGAACGCGGCACCGGCGGCAGAGCTGGACGCCGATCTGCTGGCGGACGTGGATCTGCTGGTGGTCAACGAGCACGAGGCCGCTGTGGTGGCCGCGGCAGAGGCCGGTGTGGTGGCCGCGGCAGAGGCCGGTGGCAGCGCGTCCGGCGCGCCATTTGGCACCGCTTTGCTCGAGAAGGTTCCTGCGGTGGTGGTCACCCTCGGTCCAGCTGGTGCCCTGCTGCTGCGCCGCGGCGCGGACCCGGTGCGAGTCAGCGGGGTGGAGGCGAATGCCATCGACACCACCGCGGCAGGTGACACCTTCTGTGGCGTCCTTGCCGCCGGCCTGGCCACCGGCACACCGTTGCCGGAGGCCGTACTTCGAGCCAACGCGGCGGCGTCGCTGGCGGTGGAGGCGCGGGGCGCGATGCCGTCCATTCCGGACGCGGCCTCGATCACGGCCCGGCTCGACCGGCTCGCCACTGGCTGA